A window of the Dictyostelium discoideum AX4 chromosome 4 chromosome, whole genome shotgun sequence genome harbors these coding sequences:
- the xpot gene encoding armadillo-like helical domain-containing protein, producing MDEFEKAIIYCFDPNVSEDIKQKALAYTESIKVAPEAWLFCLERLGKTQIVLVKFFCLQVFQEIILHRYETLSKTDRLNLRTGLMNWFRLYLVNNQEESAIKNKYAQVMVLLFKQEYLENWLTFFDDFLSMLSPGNSSIDIFLRICKSIDEEVVSFDVHRSPAELAQNTFIKDTMRENAITKIVASWYEILVHHQSPPLINMTLQNIKTYVGWIDISLIVNDKFIPLFCKYLGVRVVRDEVCDCFKEIINKGMDPFAKLTLIQQLEIKNIINFAQLDDQEFNIRVGALINLTGMEILRSLESIQTLQQEGFDKKFQSGEILLEEMLQLLFRFFNNESNDVSYSVYGLASLYVQKLKNIKVLNEKQIQHITLLVQIVRNKMRYKTSRIEEDDDESDIKFADFRKDLSNLFRNIFRICPEMVGSFIATNIQRIVENKNNNNKNKNTTNSKNGTINNNINKTNNNNNNNTNNINNNTNNINNNTTNNNNNNTNKNNVKNANNIKNNNNEDEEDDDDMSFSDIEVSIYLLFQMGEGISATSEETLKSFEKFFGSMVVVLSQSSISITEHQVVSLIYFETIVRYAKYIPMDEQQYLSSVLKSFLDERGIHNKDALVRSKAGYLLNKLAKYLKVQMFPYINDIIDALKNHLIISYEIQKEVPFEEQLNFYESLGFLIGGANLPIEKEALYIEKILNNPIIKMEEIIAKQLYKGDTKENQFYYTVQLTQLINVIGTFSKGFSSFNATNGQLKPDAYCTYKVYFKRSLESIIQLPSLIPSNEDIKSRTFFYMHRMVDVLGKDLKPLLVKILPILLDHATTIDILLEFLVFYNQLISKYKEELFDVINPTLCPIVDRIYKSLNTTIPPVEHSDAERALNDLKKSYFQLIQALFTHNLASTLTSTLNLPLLFQQVFNTVIGGCQASGSHSESIQKVCFVILKKMIDDYSPGGPHAVNGFQSFIYDQVVPLCFQVPLSDQFNMSDFTSTQILLEIGKSLRAIAQKYGDEFLTYMNTILLPKLNVSQEVINQFIKLLQPSSPIKDFQELLKLFIRQKKGLPIKTSNSNINLNNNNNINNNNNNINNNGHTNGNGVNKNGH from the exons atggatgaatttgaaaaagcaATCATCTATTGTTTTGATCCAAATGTTTCAGAAGACATTAAACAAAAGGCATTAGCATACacagaatcaattaaagttgCACCAGAAGCATGGTTATTTTGTTTAGAAAGATTGGGAAAAACTCAAATTGTATTAGTCAAATTCTTTTGTTTACAAGTTTTTCAAGAAATTATCTTACATAG atATGAAACATTAAGCAAAACAGATAGATTAAATTTAAGAACAGGTTTAATGAATTGGTTCAGACTTTATTTAGTAAACAATCAAGAAGAATCTG caatcaaaaataaatatgcaCAAGTtatggtattattatttaaacaagaGTATTTGGAGAATTGGTTAACattttttgatgatttcTTATCAATGTTAAGCCCAGgtaattcatcaattgatattttcttaagaatttgtaaatcaattgatgaagAAGTTGTTTCATTTGATGTTCATAGAAGTCCTGCTGAATTAGCTCAAAATACATTTATT aaAGATACAATGAGAGAGAATGCAATTACAAAGATTGTAGCATCATGGTATGAAATTTTAGTTCATCATCAATCACcaccattaattaatatgacattacaaaatattaaaacataTGTTGGTTGGATTGATATTTCATTGATTGTTAATGATAAATTCATTccattattttgtaaatatctTGGTGTTAGAGTTGTTAGAGATGAAGTTTGTGATTGTTTCAAAGAGATCATAAACAAAGGTATGGATCCATTCGCAAAGTTAAcattaattcaacaattggaaattaaaaatatcattaattttgCTCAATTAGATGATcaagaatttaatattagAGTTGGtgctttaattaatttaactgGTATGGAAATTTTAAGAAGTTTAGAATCT attcAAACATTACAACAAGAAggatttgataaaaaatttcaaagtggtgaaatattattagaGGAGAtgttacaattattatttcgattctttaataatgaatcgAATGATGTTTCATATTCAGTTTATGGTTTAGCATCACTTTAtgttcaaaaattaaagaatattaaagttttaaatgaaaaacaaattcaacatatTACATTATTGGTTCAAATAGTTAGAAATAAAATGAGATATAAAACAAGTAGAATtgaagaggatgatgatgaaagtgatattaaatttgCAGATTTTAGaaaagatttatcaaatttatttagaaaTATATTTAGGATTTGTCCAGAAATGGTTGGTAGTTTTATAGCGACAAATATTCAAAGAATtgtagaaaataaaaataataataataaaaataaaaatacgacaaatagtaaaaatggtactataaataataatataaataaaacgaataataataacaacaacaacacgaataatataaataataatacaaataatataaataataatacgactaataataataataataatacaaataaaaataatgttaaaaatgcgaataatattaaaaataataataatgaggatgaggaggatgatgatgatatgtCATTTTCAGATATTGAagtttcaatttatttattatttcaaatggGTGAAGGTATATCAGCAACATCAGAGGAaacattaaaatcatttgagAAATTCTTTGGTTCAATGGTTGTAGTTTTATCACAAagttcaatttcaattacaGAACATCAAGTTgtttcattaatttattttgaaactATTGTTAGATATGCAAAGTATATACCAATGGATGAACAACAATATCTATCATcagttttaaaatcattctTGGATGAAAGAGGTATTCATAATAAGGATGCTTTGGTTAGAAGTAAAGCTGGTTATTTGTTAAATAAGTTGGCaaaatatttgaaagttCAAATGTTTCCATACATTAATGATATCATTGATGCCTTGAAGAATCATTTAATCATTTCATatgaaattcaaaaagaGGTGCCATTCGAAGaacaattgaatttttatgaATCATTAggatttttaattggtggtgCAAATTTACCCATTGAGAAGGAGGCATTGTATAttgaaaagatattaaataatccaaTTATAAAGATGGAGGAGATCATTGCAAAACAGTTATATAAAGGTGACACAAAGGAGAATCAATTCTATTATACAGTTCAGTTGACTCAGTTGATCAATGTGATTGGTACGTTTAGTAAGGGTTTCAGCTCGTTCAATGCTACAAATGGTCAGTTGAAGCCCGACGCCTATTGCACCTATAAGGTTTATTTCAAGCGTTCGTTAGAGTCGATCATTCAATTGCCCTCGTTGATACCCTCAAATGAGGATATCAAGTCTAGAACCTTCTTTTATATGCATCGTATGGTGGATGTGTTGGGAAAGGATTTGAAGCCATTGTTAGTGAAAATCTTGCCCATCCTATTGGACCATGCAACTACGATAGACATATTGTTGGAGTTTTTGGTGTTTTACAATCAACTAATCTCAAAGTATAAAGAGGAGCTATTCGATGTCATCAATCCAACACTTTGTCCAATCGTTGATAGAATTTACAAATCTTTGAATACCACAATCCCACCCGTCGAGCATTCAGATGCCGAAAGAGCGTTAAATGATTTGAAGAAATCTTATTTCCAATTGATTCAAGCTTTGTTTACTCATAATTTAGCTTCTACCCTAACTTCAACCCTCAATTTACCTTTACTATTTCAACAGGTTTTCAATACAGTTATTGGTGGTTGTCAAGCTAGTGGCAGTCATTCAGAGTCCATTCAAAAGGTTTGTTTTGTCATTTTGAAGAAAATGATTGACGATTATTCTCCTGGTGGTCCACATGCTGTAAATGGTTTCCAAAGTTTTATCTATGATCAAGTGGTACCCCTTTGCTTCCAAGTACCCCTATCTGATCAATTCAATATGTCTGATTTCACTTCAACTCAAATTCTCTTGGAAATTGGTAAATCCCTAAGAGCCATCGCTCAAAAGTATGGTGATGAATTCTTAACCTATATGAATACTATCCttttaccaaaattaaatgtcTCTCAAGAAGTTATCAatcaattcattaaattattacaaccTTCTTCTCCAATTAAAGATTTTCAagaacttttaaaattatttattagacaaaaaaaaggtttaccaattaaaacttcaaattcaaatataaatcttaataataataataatataaataataataacaataatataaataataatggtcaTACTAATGGTAATGGAGTGAACAAGAATGGGCATtga
- the D2 gene encoding hypothetical protein (D2 protein~cAMP-regulated D2 protein precursor), producing MNKLLVFILLLLLLINISFARKRSYIKNTDASIVVTQFGAIKGIVEDTHRVFYGVPFAQPPVNQLRWENPIDLKPWENVRETLTQKSQCAQKCNLGPGVCSPIGTSEDCLYLDVFTPKDATPNSKYPVIVYIPGGAFSVGSGSVPLYDATKFAQSSVIVVNINYRLGVLGFMGTDLMHGNYGFLDQIKALEWVYNNIGSFGGNKEMITIWGESAGAFSVSAHLTSTYSRQYFNAAISSSSPLTVGLKDKTTARGNANRFATNVGCNIEDLTCLRGKSMDEILDAQEKVGLTFGDKILDAFTIWSPVIDGDIIPMQPLTAVKEGKTYDVPTIIGNVKHEAIPFIYSFFQDSVGIDYYRVLVAIVFPLNAMKILPLYPAAPRGQDSRPILSELITDYLFRCPDRYHTVTNAKKLSSPTYHYHYVHVKSTGHSLDACDDKVCHGTELSLFFNSYELMGERLDNDEKELAIDINNYIVNFATTHNPNTGLDVPVQWRQVTSTQNSTLILETTIETKDTFTNDPKCNALDLTYYRNQVRP from the exons atgaataaattattagtttttatattattattgttattattaattaatatttcttttgCAAGAAAAAGATCATACATTAAAAACACAGATGCTTCAATTGTTGTAACTCAATTTGGTGCAATTAAGGGTATTGTTGAAGATACTCATCGTGTATTCTATGGTGTTCCATTTGCTCAACCACCAGTGAACCAATTAAGATGGGAAAATCCAATTGACTTAAAGCCATGGGAAAATGTTAGAGAAACTTTAACCCAAAAATCACAATGTGCTCAAAAATGTAATCTTGGTCCAGGTGTTTGCTCTCCAATTGGTACTTCCGAAGATTGTTTATATCTTGACGTTTTTACTCCAAAAGATGCCacaccaaattcaaaatacCCAGTAATTGTTTATATTCCAGGTGGTGCATTTAGTGTTGGTAGTGGTTCTGTACCTCTTTATGATGCTACTAAATTTGCTCAATCATCAGTAATAgttgttaatattaattatagatTAGGTGTTTTAGGTTTTATGGGAACT gaTTTAATGCATGGTAATTATGGTTTCCTTGACCAAATTAAAGCATTAGAATgggtttataataatattggttcCTTTGGTGGTAATAAAGAAATGATTACAATTTGGGGTGAATCTGCAGGAGCCTTTTCAGTTTCAGCTCATTTAACATCTACCTATTCAAGACAATATTTTAATGCTGCCatctcatcatcatcaccattgaCTGTTGGATTGAAAGACAAAACAACCGCCAGAGGTAATGCTAATAGATTCGCAACAAATGTTGGTTGTAATATTGAAGATTTAACATGTCTTCGTGGTAAATCAATGGATGAAATTCTTGATGCCCAAGAAAAAGTTGGACTTACCTTTGGCGATAAAATTCTAGATGCTTTTACTATTTGGTCACCAGTTATCGACGGAGATATCATACCAATGCAACCATTAACCGCTGTAAAGGAAGGTAAAACATATGATGTTCCAACCATTATTGGAAATGTAAAACATGAAGCTATCCCATtcatttattcatttttccAAGATAGTGTTGGAATCGATTACTATAGAGTTCTCGTTGCTATTGTTTTCCCATTGAATGCTATGAAGATTTTACCATTATATCCAGCCGCTCCAAGAGGTCAAGATTCAAGACCAATTTTATCTGAATTAATCACTGATTATTTATTCAGATGTCCAGATAGATATCATACCGTTACAAATGCCAAAAAGCTTTCATCCCCAACctatcattaccattatgTTCATGTAAAATCAACTGGTCATTCATTGGATGCCTGTGATGATAAAGTATGTCATGGTACCGAATTATCACTATTCTTTAATAGCTATGAATTAATGGGTGAAAGATtggataatgatgaaaaggAATTAgctattgatattaataactATATAGTTAACTTTGCAACTACTCATAATCCAAACACTGGTTTAGATGTACCAGTCCAATGGAGACAAGTCACTTCTACTCAAAACTCAACTTTAATTTTGGAAACAACTATTGAAACTAAAGATACTTTTACAAATGATCCAAAATGTAATGCTTTAGATTTGACTTACTATAGAAATCAAGTTAGAccttaa
- the cbpD2 gene encoding calcium-binding protein (alternatively spliced) — MVTKKEFLEELTNATNEAIKAADKNGDNQLSKKEVNDMYKKCKYPNPTLATNSLFELFDLDKDGKLSVNEVKTAVLVDYIIEAETCLKKFVDIIFKADSNKDNKITWDEARQYFITSGSNEAQAKVLANSMFEDVDSDDDKCITREELREYAIEYFEIYPTE, encoded by the exons atggttACTAAAAAGGAATTTCTTGAAGAATTAACAAATGCAACA aatgaaGCAATTAAAGCAGCTGATAAAAATGGTGATAACCAATTATCAAAGAAAGAAGTTAATGACATGTACAAGAAATGCAAATACCCAAACCCAACTTTGGCAAccaattcattatttgaactATTTGATCTTGACAAAGATGGAAAACTTTCGGTTAATGAAGTTAAAACTGCAGTACTTGTAGATTATATTATTGAAGCTGAAacttgtttaaaaaaattcgttgatattatttttaag gctgattcaaataaagataataaaattacttGGGATGAGGCCAGACAATATTTCATTACTAGTGGTTCAAATGAAGCTCAAGCTAAAGTCTTGGCCAACTCAATGTTTGAAGATGTGGATTCTGATGATGACAAATGTATTACACGTGAAGAACTTAGAGAa TATGCcattgaatattttgaaatttatccAACTGAATAA
- a CDS encoding methenyl tetrahydrofolate cyclohydrolase / NADP-dependent methylene H4F dehydrogenase, whose product MSGQQEFGKIIDGKEISSQVKESIKDEITLMKEKGLRAPCLVVILVGDRKDSQTYVRNKKKTASDLGINSIDILLPEQTTQQELIDLVQSYSKKDDVDGILVQLPLPSHINEEIILTQIDESKDVDGFHPVNIGKLAMRGRKADFEPCTPKGCIEMLDRSGIEIAGKNAVVLGRSNIVGLPVSMLLLSRDATVTICHSKTPNLKEKCREADILVVAIGKAKLVKKDWVKTGAVVIDVGMNTDENNKLCGDVDYNEVKEVASYITPVPGGVGPMTIAMLMKNTLESAKKKLLK is encoded by the exons atgtcaGGTCAACAAgaatttggtaaaattatTGATGGTAAAGAGATATCAAGTCAagttaaagaatcaattaaagatgaaattACATTAATGAAAGAGAAAGGATTAAGAGCACCATGTTTAGTTGTAATTTTAGTTGGTGATAGAAAAGATTCACAAACCTATGTTAGAAATAAGAAAAAGACAGCATCAGATTTAggtattaattcaattgatatcCTCTTACCAGAACAAACTACTcaacaagaattaattgatttagttCAATCTTATTCTAAAAaagatgatgttgatggtaTTTTAGTtcaattaccattaccatctCATATTaatgaagaaattatttta ACCCAAATTGATGAAAGTAAAGATGTTGATGGATTTCATCCAGTTAATATTGGTAAATTAGCAATGAGAGGTAGAAAAGCAGATTTTGAACCATGTACACCAAAAGGTTGTATTGAAATGTTAGATAGAAGTGGTATTGAAATCGCTGGAAAGAATGCTGTTGTATTGGGTAGATCAAATATTGTAGGTTTACCAGTTtcaatgttattattaagtaGAGATGCTACTGTTACAATTTGTCATTCAAAAACTCCAA atttaaaagaaaaatgtaGAGAAGCAGATATTTTAGTTGTTGCAATTGGTAAAGCAAAATTAGTTAAAAAAGATTGGGTTAAAACAGGTGCTGTTGTAATTGATGTTGGTATGAATactgatgaaaataataaattatgtGGTGATGTTGATTATAATGAAGTTAAAGAGGTTGCAAGTTATATTACACCAGTACCAGGTGGTGTTGGTCCAATGACAATTGCAATGTTAATGAAAAATACTCTTGAAAGtgcaaaaaagaaattattaaaataa
- the cbpD2 gene encoding calcium-binding protein (alternatively spliced), whose product MVTKKEFLEELTNATNEAIKAADKNGDNQLSKKEVNDMYKKCKYPNPTLATNSLFELFDLDKDGKLSVNEVKTAVLVDYIIEAETCLKKFVDIIFKADSNKDNKITWDEARQYFITSGSNEAQAKVLANSMFEDVDSDDDKCITREELREVL is encoded by the exons atggttACTAAAAAGGAATTTCTTGAAGAATTAACAAATGCAACA aatgaaGCAATTAAAGCAGCTGATAAAAATGGTGATAACCAATTATCAAAGAAAGAAGTTAATGACATGTACAAGAAATGCAAATACCCAAACCCAACTTTGGCAAccaattcattatttgaactATTTGATCTTGACAAAGATGGAAAACTTTCGGTTAATGAAGTTAAAACTGCAGTACTTGTAGATTATATTATTGAAGCTGAAacttgtttaaaaaaattcgttgatattatttttaag gctgattcaaataaagataataaaattacttGGGATGAGGCCAGACAATATTTCATTACTAGTGGTTCAAATGAAGCTCAAGCTAAAGTCTTGGCCAACTCAATGTTTGAAGATGTGGATTCTGATGATGACAAATGTATTACACGTGAAGAACTTAGAGAagtattataa
- a CDS encoding N-terminal delta endotoxin domain-containing protein translates to MTLSVEQISKLEESKIRAKKVYENYDEKLNNFLNEQLVELKKQNNSISNFSENEIKDLKISFQSIQSEKSANELYSEFPFEEMWAIMGLALSADPSGVAPIIFGAINILFNSLGLFNSQERFFKQIMEAVEKLIDHKLSQERERQCIIKFQQLQKTGDDYFVLAEEYFSRNGNKNVSRSIIPNDIQVMTNEQLNSSLQFQLMIYRDKITDGLIYFKEESELINTIGFYILTASQYLCLQRDCHLYGKEWGFSDFDVEDAKKKIHDYTIEFFEITVKSGWKLSRHMHSEETSPIFGYYRPPYFDVVRKFKNADFTYYPHRAFDYQRNVGEIHFNCGDERGSHLLYPGLIVGFSQVTNSLSSGFKGLTAGTLNLQVTLIVKFESIKKRSFKVKIHHHINGNATWVVESGPVSEVLSFNQGTEKEFRNSYFVYNESLQNPPHATNESKLITVENEQVTFKCIRSMNGGTKTGYDAGSKLYLIELIFD, encoded by the exons atgactTTATCAGTGgaacaaatttcaaaattggAGGAGTCTAAAATAAGAGCCAAGAAAGTGTATGAAAATtatgatgaaaaattaaataattttttaaatgaacaattggttgaattaaagaaacaaaacaactcaatttcaaattttagtgagaatgaaattaaagatttgaaaatttCATTCCAATCAATTCAATCTGAAAAAAGTGCCAATGAACTTTACAGTGAATTCCCATTTGAAGAAATGTGGGCAATAATGGGTCTTGCATTGAGTGCTGATCCATCAGGTGTTGCTCCAATTATTTTCGGTGCtattaatattctttttaatagTCTCGGTTTATTTAATTCCCAAGAAAGATT ctttaaacaaataatggaagcagttgaaaaattaattgaccATAAGTTAAGTCAAGAAAGAGAGAGACAATGTATAATTAAATTCCAACAACTTCAAAAAACTGGCGATGACTATTTTGTATTAGCTGAAGAATATTTTTCAAgaaatggaaataaaaatgttagtCGTAGTATTATTCCAAATGATATTCAAGTAATGACTAATGAACAACTTAATTCTTcacttcaatttcaattaatgatttatcgTGATAAAATAACTGAtggtttaatttattttaaggAAGAAAGTGAATta attaataccattggtttttatattttaacaGCTTCACAATATCTTTGTTTACAAAGAGATTGTCATCTTTATGGTAAAGAATGGGGTTTCAGTGATTTTGATGTTGAAgatgcaaaaaaaaaaattcatgaTTATACAAtagaattttttgaaatcacTGTTAAATCAGGTTGGAAACTTTCCCGTCATATGCATAGCGAAGAAACTTCCCCAATTTTTGGTTATTATAGACCACCATACTTTGATGTTGtaagaaaattcaaaaatgcAGACTTTACCTATTATCCTCATAGAGCATTTGATTACCAAAGAAATGTTGGtgaaattcattttaattgtGGTGATGAAAGAGGTTCCCATTTACTTTACCCAGGTTTAATTGTAGGGTTTTCTCAAGTTACCAATAGTTTATCTTCTGGGTTTaaa GGACTTACCGCAGGaactttaaatttacaagTAACTTTGATTGTAAAGTTTgaaagtattaaaaaaagatcatTTAAAGTTAAGATACATCATCATATTAATGGCAATGCTACGTGGGTTGTTGAAAGTGGTCCTGTCTCAGAAGTGTTAAGTTTTAATCAAGGTActgaaaaagaatttagaaACTCTTACTTTGTTTATAATGAAAGTTTGCAAAATCCACCACATGCTACTAATGAATCCAAGCTTATTACAGTAGAAAATGAACAAGTCACATTTAAATGTATTAGATCTATGAATGGTGGTACAAAAACTGGGTATGATGCAGGTTCAAAactatatttaattgaacttatttttgattaa